In bacterium, one genomic interval encodes:
- a CDS encoding AEC family transporter translates to MLVIKIFSVFLIIIAGIIVRKKGLISSLTIKEMSVIITKVFYPSLIFSSFLRNFTSEDIINNYILPLGTILIMFVGYLYGIIFTKFIRFNNEKEKNTFHFQCTINNYSFLPLPIILFLYGEKDIPKLILSTFGSEISVWTIGILSLTGNRFEKKALKNLLSIPMISIIFSVILIFLENVITIENQVIIESGKSILNVITLLGNATIPVALFIAGAKMGEIELKDIFIFKSLFLAILRLILIPLTCIFLFYIFSFPYEIRRVLIVVTIMPCAIASIVLSEAFEGDSKFAAETVLLTHLFSLITIPLFLYFFK, encoded by the coding sequence ATGCTTGTAATTAAAATTTTTTCGGTTTTTTTAATAATTATCGCAGGAATAATTGTCAGAAAAAAAGGACTTATTTCATCTTTGACAATCAAAGAAATGTCTGTAATTATAACAAAAGTTTTCTATCCCTCTCTTATATTCTCTTCATTTTTAAGAAATTTTACATCAGAAGACATTATAAATAATTATATTCTGCCACTTGGAACAATTCTTATTATGTTTGTAGGTTACCTATACGGAATAATTTTTACAAAATTTATTAGATTCAATAATGAAAAAGAAAAAAACACCTTTCACTTTCAATGTACAATAAATAATTACTCATTTTTGCCCTTACCCATTATCCTTTTTTTATATGGAGAAAAAGATATACCAAAACTTATACTTTCAACATTTGGTTCTGAAATTTCTGTCTGGACAATTGGAATTCTATCATTAACAGGAAACAGATTTGAAAAAAAAGCATTAAAGAATTTATTAAGTATCCCTATGATTTCAATAATTTTTTCTGTTATATTGATATTTTTAGAAAATGTAATAACTATAGAAAATCAAGTAATTATTGAAAGTGGAAAATCAATTTTAAATGTTATAACCCTTCTGGGGAATGCTACCATACCTGTTGCTTTATTTATTGCAGGTGCAAAAATGGGAGAAATTGAATTGAAGGACATTTTTATATTTAAATCATTGTTTCTTGCAATTTTAAGATTGATATTAATTCCTTTAACCTGTATCTTTTTATTCTATATTTTTTCTTTCCCCTATGAAATAAGAAGAGTTTTAATTGTTGTAACTATTATGCCATGCGCAATTGCAAGTATTGTTTTAAGTGAAGCATTTGAAGGTGATAGTAAATTTGCAGCAGAAACAGTCCTTTTAACACATCTTTTTTCTCTTATAACTATTCCCCTTTTCCTCTATTTTTTTAAGTGA